A single Sulfurimonas aquatica DNA region contains:
- a CDS encoding GGDEF domain-containing phosphodiesterase encodes MSEEIDGFKINNFSLSSSSEVFSVVREVEKLIKSSNVIHISSYIHNTVLVQTLKKELSRLPSDIYITLMKHDDKVNTSLTMFSSNSVCDETATIDVVLNEMYLEYINKDEIANKCRTQLFGKFFTDQLTSLPNVYQLRKDMQVDDEYGLVLIKIDNFATINNFYGFVIGDYVIEEISKYLSKTITEYKIYRLSGAEFGFILDKKMSFYELKLYLNELYKKINSFFVMHQKSKIFVDFTMASSSSIDNEKIFSKVSMALNYAKQIGVPFWIYEDRMNFENDYERNIELSEIVREAVKESRIVPYFQAIIDNKTSKIVKYECLARLIDKDEKVLSPVLFIPIAKKIKIYNEITKQMIDKSFEAFKDSDMEFNINLSIEDIMSSEIFNFILEKVKNFKAASRVTFELLESESVEDFQRVERFITELKRYGAKVAIDDFGSGYSNFSYLIQIKAQYIKIDGSLIKDIDVDKSALLVVETIVSFAKKLGIKTVAEFVHSSVVMDKVKELGIDYSQGFYIDKPSINNSKRELDYIIS; translated from the coding sequence ATGAGTGAAGAGATTGATGGATTTAAAATAAATAACTTTTCACTCTCATCTTCAAGTGAGGTATTTTCTGTAGTTCGTGAAGTTGAAAAATTGATAAAGAGTAGTAATGTTATCCATATATCTTCCTATATTCATAATACAGTTTTAGTGCAAACCCTCAAAAAAGAACTTTCGCGTTTACCTTCTGATATATATATCACACTAATGAAACATGATGACAAAGTAAATACCTCTTTAACGATGTTTTCTAGCAACAGTGTTTGTGATGAGACTGCAACCATAGATGTTGTTCTAAATGAGATGTATCTTGAGTATATAAATAAAGATGAGATAGCAAATAAGTGTAGAACGCAACTTTTTGGCAAGTTCTTTACAGATCAGCTAACGTCTCTTCCAAACGTTTACCAACTCAGAAAAGATATGCAAGTAGATGATGAGTATGGACTTGTCCTAATAAAGATAGATAATTTTGCAACTATAAACAACTTCTATGGCTTTGTTATAGGTGACTATGTAATAGAAGAGATTTCAAAATACCTAAGTAAAACTATAACAGAGTATAAAATTTACAGACTCTCTGGCGCTGAGTTTGGATTTATCTTAGATAAAAAGATGAGTTTTTATGAGTTGAAACTCTACCTAAATGAACTGTACAAGAAGATAAACTCTTTTTTTGTTATGCATCAAAAAAGTAAGATATTTGTTGATTTTACTATGGCATCCTCTTCAAGCATAGATAACGAAAAAATATTCTCAAAAGTCTCAATGGCATTAAACTATGCAAAACAAATTGGTGTGCCTTTTTGGATATATGAAGATAGAATGAACTTTGAAAATGACTACGAACGAAACATTGAACTCTCAGAAATTGTAAGAGAAGCAGTAAAGGAGTCTAGAATTGTTCCCTATTTTCAAGCGATAATAGATAACAAAACATCTAAAATAGTTAAGTATGAGTGTTTAGCCCGTCTCATCGATAAAGATGAGAAAGTTCTCTCTCCCGTTCTTTTTATCCCTATTGCTAAGAAAATAAAAATCTATAATGAAATAACAAAACAGATGATAGACAAGTCATTTGAAGCATTTAAAGATAGTGATATGGAGTTTAACATTAACCTCTCAATAGAAGACATTATGAGTAGTGAAATTTTTAACTTTATACTTGAAAAAGTAAAAAACTTCAAAGCAGCATCTCGCGTTACCTTTGAACTGCTTGAATCTGAGTCGGTTGAAGATTTTCAAAGAGTTGAGCGTTTTATCACAGAACTTAAACGCTATGGCGCTAAGGTGGCTATAGATGACTTTGGTAGTGGGTACTCTAACTTCTCGTATCTCATTCAGATAAAAGCTCAGTATATTAAAATAGATGGCTCACTCATAAAAGACATAGATGTCGATAAATCAGCGCTTTTAGTAGTCGAGACAATAGTGAGTTTTGCGAAAAAACTCGGTATTAAAACTGTTGCTGAGTTTGTCCACTCAAGCGTAGTGATGGATAAAGTCAAAGAGTTGGGGATAGACTACTCTCAGGGTTTTTATATAGATAAGCCTTCTATTAATAACTCCAAACGCGAGCTAGATTATATAATTTCATAA
- a CDS encoding YtoQ family protein, whose amino-acid sequence MYTVYLAGEIHSNWRESIIRGCEGYDIEFLTPEHDHASSDDIGKNVVGDQENNFYNDHVSAKINSMRSHTYIKHADIVVVKFGEKYKQWNAAFDAGYAAALDKKLIVIHPQEFIHALKEIDGAASAVVESEPQVVDILKHLIR is encoded by the coding sequence GTGTATACAGTATATTTAGCAGGGGAAATTCATTCTAACTGGAGAGAATCAATCATAAGAGGTTGTGAAGGTTATGATATAGAGTTTTTAACGCCAGAACATGACCATGCAAGTAGCGATGACATAGGTAAAAATGTAGTTGGAGACCAAGAGAATAACTTCTACAATGACCATGTAAGCGCAAAAATAAACTCTATGCGAAGTCATACTTACATTAAACATGCTGATATAGTAGTTGTAAAGTTTGGTGAGAAGTACAAACAGTGGAATGCCGCGTTTGACGCTGGTTATGCAGCTGCTCTAGATAAGAAGTTAATCGTTATTCATCCCCAAGAGTTTATACACGCGCTTAAAGAGATTGACGGTGCCGCATCTGCAGTTGTAGAGTCTGAACCACAAGTTGTTGATATACTAAAACACCTAATTAGATAA
- a CDS encoding YbgC/FadM family acyl-CoA thioesterase translates to MKIRVYYEDTDTGGVVYHSNYLNFCERARSEVFFTKNITPFLESGHFVARRVVGDFYSSAQLGDLLEIKSELVEMRAASFSLKQSIFRGEEKIFELSILLAFISFEGKAQKMNTEVKTLIQTLFK, encoded by the coding sequence ATGAAGATACGGGTTTACTACGAAGATACAGATACAGGTGGAGTTGTATATCACTCAAACTATCTGAACTTTTGTGAGAGAGCTAGAAGTGAAGTGTTTTTTACTAAAAATATAACGCCATTTTTAGAGAGTGGTCATTTTGTCGCTCGTAGAGTTGTGGGGGACTTTTATAGTAGCGCTCAGCTCGGTGATTTACTTGAGATTAAAAGTGAACTTGTTGAGATGAGAGCTGCTTCATTTTCTCTTAAACAGAGTATCTTTAGAGGTGAAGAGAAGATTTTTGAGCTAAGTATTCTTTTGGCATTTATATCTTTTGAAGGAAAAGCTCAAAAGATGAATACAGAAGTTAAAACCCTTATTCAAACTCTTTTTAAATAG
- a CDS encoding uracil-DNA glycosylase yields MKSFQNLILLQNLYRLKAIGFEYIDHFNINEKRNYETPHSISELASNISSCHLCDLSKSRTQSMSGFGNENADLMIIDFSVSQSQDSTNSYYAARSGETLKNMIENVLKLSIDDVFLTHEVKCKPLNANVPSPSEYNSCKNYLFSQIKFIQPKVIVTLGEDAYSNLTGDNSSFDNARGHVIDFGESKLIPIYHPQYLLRNPDLKKTTLNDLKTIKSCL; encoded by the coding sequence TTGAAATCTTTCCAAAATCTTATTCTTCTTCAAAACCTTTATAGGCTCAAGGCTATAGGTTTTGAGTATATAGACCATTTTAATATTAATGAAAAAAGAAACTATGAAACGCCACATAGCATTAGTGAGTTGGCATCAAATATTTCATCGTGTCATCTTTGTGATTTAAGTAAATCAAGAACGCAGAGCATGAGTGGTTTTGGAAATGAAAACGCGGACTTAATGATAATAGACTTTAGTGTTTCACAGTCGCAGGATTCTACAAATTCATATTATGCTGCAAGATCAGGAGAGACTTTAAAAAACATGATTGAGAATGTACTCAAACTTAGCATAGATGATGTTTTTTTAACACATGAGGTAAAATGCAAGCCATTAAATGCAAATGTACCCTCACCTTCTGAGTATAATTCTTGTAAGAACTATCTATTTTCACAGATTAAATTTATTCAACCAAAAGTCATTGTTACTCTTGGCGAAGACGCTTACTCAAACCTGACTGGTGATAACAGTAGTTTTGACAACGCAAGAGGACACGTGATAGATTTTGGGGAGTCAAAACTCATCCCAATATATCATCCTCAATATCTACTGAGAAACCCAGACTTAAAAAAAACGACCTTAAATGATCTAAAAACCATCAAGAGCTGCTTATGA
- a CDS encoding HPP family protein: MNNMLLIFKQFFFIEHSRTSNSEKIVATIGSILGISISFYISYLIIGVEAAFFLVPSMGAAAVLLFAIPHGSLSQPWALFMGNIISAFIGVACYMLVPNIFIAAGLAVGLSIGAMHLLNCIHPPGGATALVAVVGGPVIHDLGFMYILTPVFINVLSIFIVAIIFNSFFAWRRYPVRMMRFMEKQTNPQDTSYSSIQSKNIEQAVKDMDLVIDITIEDLKNLFTLTLEHADNDKLSASEIQLGHFYTNGKHGHEWSVRQVIDEASNPNPKNDLIIYRCSEGKNYGRIDSCPRSEFAQWAMRELIKKT, encoded by the coding sequence ATGAATAATATGCTTCTAATATTTAAACAATTCTTTTTTATTGAACATTCCAGAACAAGTAACAGCGAAAAAATAGTAGCTACGATAGGAAGTATCCTAGGTATATCTATTAGCTTTTATATCAGCTATCTTATCATAGGAGTTGAAGCTGCATTTTTCTTAGTTCCCTCAATGGGGGCAGCTGCTGTTTTACTCTTCGCTATTCCTCATGGTTCTTTATCGCAGCCTTGGGCACTTTTTATGGGAAATATTATCTCCGCCTTTATAGGTGTCGCTTGTTATATGCTCGTTCCTAACATCTTTATTGCAGCAGGGCTCGCAGTTGGTCTGTCCATTGGAGCTATGCATCTGTTAAATTGTATCCATCCTCCTGGGGGTGCTACAGCTCTTGTTGCTGTAGTAGGAGGTCCTGTTATACATGATTTAGGATTTATGTACATCTTGACTCCTGTCTTTATTAATGTCTTAAGTATTTTTATTGTTGCAATAATTTTTAATAGTTTCTTCGCTTGGCGACGTTATCCTGTTCGCATGATGCGTTTTATGGAAAAACAAACAAACCCTCAGGATACCTCGTATTCTTCTATCCAAAGTAAGAATATCGAGCAAGCAGTTAAAGATATGGATTTAGTGATTGATATCACCATAGAAGATCTGAAGAATCTCTTTACACTCACTTTAGAACATGCAGATAATGATAAGCTCAGTGCTAGTGAAATTCAACTGGGTCATTTTTATACCAATGGAAAACACGGTCATGAATGGTCTGTACGTCAAGTAATAGATGAAGCATCCAATCCAAATCCCAAAAATGATTTAATTATTTATCGGTGTTCAGAAGGAAAAAACTACGGACGAATTGATAGCTGTCCTCGGAGTGAATTTGCACAGTGGGCGATGAGAGAGCTTATTAAAAAAACTTAA